Proteins encoded within one genomic window of Kibdelosporangium phytohabitans:
- a CDS encoding nuclear transport factor 2 family protein has protein sequence MSTHAIVERYFDRVSTGDRDRVVELFADTVHWDIPGATDVVPWIGPRRT, from the coding sequence ATGTCAACGCACGCCATCGTCGAGCGGTACTTCGACCGAGTGTCCACGGGCGACCGGGACAGGGTCGTCGAACTCTTCGCCGACACGGTGCACTGGGACATCCCCGGCGCGACCGACGTGGTCCCGTGGATCGGTCCCCGCCGCACCTGA
- a CDS encoding Cmx/CmrA family chloramphenicol efflux MFS transporter, with translation MPLAVAVLGLSVFALGTSEFMITGLLPGMAADLGVGIPEAGLLISAFAVGMVVGAPLLAIATLRVPRRATLMGLLVAFGISHVVGALASGYALLFVTRVVSAVACAGFWAVAAATAVALVPAERRGRALAILVGGLTVANIAGVPAGTFLGQHAGWRAAFWAVTVLTVVALIGVFALVPETQNGDDKTNVATELRLYRRGRFWLALGVIALAQAMIFATFSYLAPLLTEVSGLPESWVPGVLSLFGLGALIGITVGGRLADAKPFLTLYGGLALALLALVLLAIAGSAASVAILAVFLFGVAGFGVNPALNVRAFAVAGNAPTLVGASTTAAFNVGNTLGPWLGGEAIDARLGYPSVAWVSVGLGVATVLVLTLAAGVQRTDNTRLIRETVSQ, from the coding sequence GTGCCTTTGGCAGTCGCTGTACTCGGGCTGAGCGTGTTCGCGCTCGGAACGTCCGAGTTCATGATCACCGGCCTGCTGCCGGGGATGGCGGCCGATCTCGGCGTCGGCATCCCGGAAGCCGGGCTGCTCATCTCCGCCTTCGCGGTCGGCATGGTCGTCGGCGCTCCCCTGCTCGCCATCGCGACGCTCCGAGTCCCCCGGCGTGCGACGCTGATGGGCCTGCTCGTCGCGTTCGGCATCTCGCACGTCGTCGGCGCGCTGGCCTCCGGCTACGCGCTGCTGTTCGTCACGCGGGTCGTGAGCGCCGTCGCGTGCGCCGGGTTCTGGGCCGTCGCGGCGGCAACCGCCGTCGCACTCGTACCGGCCGAGCGACGCGGCCGTGCGCTCGCGATCCTGGTCGGCGGCCTGACCGTGGCGAACATCGCCGGTGTCCCAGCAGGTACCTTCCTCGGCCAGCACGCGGGTTGGCGTGCGGCGTTCTGGGCCGTCACCGTCCTGACCGTTGTCGCGCTGATCGGCGTGTTCGCCCTCGTCCCGGAGACGCAGAACGGTGACGACAAGACGAACGTCGCCACGGAACTGCGGCTCTACCGCCGCGGCCGGTTCTGGCTCGCACTCGGCGTGATCGCGCTCGCCCAGGCGATGATCTTCGCGACCTTCAGCTACCTCGCGCCACTGCTGACCGAGGTCAGCGGCCTGCCGGAGAGCTGGGTGCCCGGTGTGCTCTCCCTGTTCGGGCTCGGCGCGCTCATCGGCATCACCGTGGGCGGGCGGCTCGCCGACGCGAAACCGTTCCTGACGCTCTACGGCGGACTCGCCCTCGCCCTGCTCGCGTTGGTACTGCTCGCCATCGCGGGCTCGGCGGCATCCGTCGCGATCCTCGCCGTGTTCCTGTTCGGCGTCGCGGGCTTCGGCGTCAACCCCGCCCTCAACGTGCGCGCGTTCGCCGTTGCGGGCAACGCCCCGACCCTGGTCGGCGCGAGCACGACAGCCGCCTTCAACGTCGGCAACACCCTCGGCCCGTGGCTCGGCGGCGAGGCCATCGACGCCCGGCTCGGCTACCCCAGCGTGGCGTGGGTGAGCGTCGGGCTCGGCGTCGCCACCGTGCTCGTCCTCACCCTCGCGGCAGGTGTGCAGCGCACCGACAACACCCGTCTGATCCGCGAAACCGTTAGCCAGTAA
- a CDS encoding TetR/AcrR family transcriptional regulator, with product MARPKAFDERAAIGRAMDAFWVGGYEGTSTQALCAATGLGRSSIYNTFTSKHELFLRAFDQYSERGFRSRKALLEAGGAAIERFRALFDFTIAEEVEHPGRGCFVVNAVAEFGDRDPVLSARIAADTRRHLGLLATCATEGQRDGTVDATRRPGDIAEFAHSTVAGLRLMSRRGAGQAAMEAVAGLAMDAIATE from the coding sequence ATGGCCAGGCCGAAGGCATTCGATGAGCGCGCCGCGATAGGGCGTGCCATGGACGCGTTCTGGGTGGGCGGCTACGAGGGGACATCGACCCAGGCCCTCTGCGCGGCCACCGGCCTGGGCCGCAGCAGCATCTACAACACCTTCACCAGCAAGCACGAACTGTTCCTGCGCGCGTTCGACCAGTACTCCGAGCGGGGTTTCCGGAGCAGGAAGGCGTTGCTGGAAGCCGGCGGGGCGGCGATCGAGCGCTTCCGCGCCCTCTTCGACTTCACCATCGCCGAAGAGGTCGAACACCCCGGCCGTGGCTGCTTCGTGGTCAACGCGGTCGCCGAGTTCGGCGACCGCGACCCGGTGCTCAGCGCCCGGATCGCCGCCGACACCCGGCGGCACCTCGGACTGCTGGCGACGTGCGCGACGGAGGGCCAGCGTGACGGCACGGTCGACGCGACACGCAGGCCGGGCGACATCGCCGAGTTCGCGCACAGCACCGTCGCCGGGCTGCGGCTGATGTCCCGGCGCGGCGCCGGCCAGGCCGCCATGGAGGCGGTCGCCGGACTCGCGATGGACGCGATCGCCACCGAATAG
- a CDS encoding CocE/NonD family hydrolase has protein sequence MRIDRDISVLTRDGTSIVLDVFRPDGDEAVPVIASMSPYGKDVHWPDRFPMYELVDQGPHMVWETPNPEWWTARGYAVVRADSRGSGKSSGRLDVFSRSDAEDFYDVIEWCGVQPWSTGKVASSGISWYAMMGWHVAALQPPHLAAVVAWEGCTDFYRDWGRQGGIYTNATERWWTGQIVPQLNGDDHAHMSRELKDRELLDDWYRERIVDLSRVRVPVLSAGNWGSVHLHLRGNVEGWRAAASEHKWLVVHVGSHIDPYYADWAKDLQLRFLRRFLHGDATAMDGVPPVRLAIRRGHDVEWRDESDWPLPRTQWRALYLTRQHTLSWEAPADARVPYPATFDFTASERLELTGPLALRLWVSHVAADLDVFVQLEQYDVDGSRIPAIGPAGTATPVPMGVGWLRASHRELDPERTLPYRPWHSHDEYQPLEPGVATLLEVEIWPTSITLEPGQRLQLRVQADDENMGLLAHNDPGDRKSGHGATIHVGGDHASHLHVPAIPPGRP, from the coding sequence GTGCGGATCGACCGTGACATCTCCGTCCTGACCAGGGACGGGACTTCGATTGTCCTCGATGTTTTCCGGCCGGACGGGGATGAGGCGGTTCCTGTCATCGCGTCGATGAGTCCGTACGGCAAGGATGTGCACTGGCCCGATCGGTTTCCCATGTACGAGCTGGTTGACCAGGGTCCGCACATGGTGTGGGAGACGCCCAACCCCGAGTGGTGGACCGCGCGGGGGTACGCCGTTGTCCGGGCCGACTCGCGTGGGTCCGGGAAGTCCTCCGGCCGTCTTGATGTCTTCAGCCGCTCCGATGCCGAGGACTTCTACGACGTCATCGAGTGGTGCGGTGTGCAGCCTTGGTCCACCGGCAAGGTCGCCAGCAGTGGCATCTCCTGGTACGCGATGATGGGGTGGCATGTCGCCGCGTTGCAGCCGCCGCACCTCGCTGCCGTCGTCGCCTGGGAAGGCTGCACCGACTTCTACCGCGACTGGGGTCGTCAGGGTGGCATCTACACGAACGCCACCGAGCGTTGGTGGACAGGCCAGATCGTCCCGCAGCTCAACGGTGACGACCATGCCCACATGTCCCGGGAGCTCAAGGACCGTGAGCTGCTTGACGACTGGTATCGCGAGCGGATCGTCGATCTCAGCCGGGTGCGTGTCCCCGTGCTGTCGGCGGGGAACTGGGGATCTGTTCACCTGCATCTGCGCGGCAATGTCGAGGGCTGGCGTGCCGCCGCGTCCGAGCACAAGTGGCTCGTCGTGCACGTTGGTTCGCACATCGATCCCTACTACGCCGACTGGGCCAAGGATCTTCAGTTGCGGTTCCTGCGACGCTTCCTCCATGGCGATGCGACCGCGATGGATGGTGTCCCTCCGGTTCGGCTCGCCATTCGCCGTGGCCACGACGTCGAATGGCGAGATGAGTCGGACTGGCCGCTCCCCCGCACCCAGTGGCGTGCGCTCTATCTGACCCGTCAGCACACGCTCAGCTGGGAGGCCCCCGCCGACGCTCGCGTGCCCTATCCGGCCACCTTCGACTTCACCGCTTCCGAACGGCTGGAGCTGACCGGGCCGCTTGCCCTGCGGCTGTGGGTCTCGCACGTCGCTGCCGACCTGGACGTCTTCGTCCAGCTCGAACAGTACGACGTCGACGGTTCCCGGATTCCCGCCATCGGTCCCGCCGGGACCGCCACTCCCGTACCGATGGGTGTCGGCTGGTTGCGGGCTTCCCACCGCGAACTCGACCCGGAACGCACCCTGCCTTACCGGCCGTGGCACAGCCACGACGAGTACCAGCCCCTCGAACCCGGTGTGGCCACCCTTCTCGAAGTGGAGATCTGGCCGACTTCCATCACGCTCGAACCCGGGCAGCGTCTCCAGCTTCGCGTTCAGGCCGACGACGAGAACATGGGGCTCCTCGCTCACAACGACCCCGGCGACCGCAAGAGCGGCCACGGCGCCACGATCCACGTCGGCGGGGACCACGCCTCCCACCTCCACGTCCCGGCCATCCCGCCTGGCCGTCCATAG
- a CDS encoding TetR/AcrR family transcriptional regulator: MLKAAEKVLATGGIEEFTVAAVADHAGMSVGTIYRRFENKEQLLHAVKAEMLDQLETAVTQALAEAEPSLKGVTTAFTEAVAHTFGEHNKIFPELLSGQRAEGVELGLRSLAKIQDALVEAAEPYREGVHEEALRFAARSITGSCVHRAATCQVWPDGLTWTAWADETAEMALAYLTSPRI; the protein is encoded by the coding sequence GTGCTGAAGGCCGCCGAAAAAGTCCTGGCAACCGGAGGTATCGAGGAATTCACGGTGGCGGCGGTGGCCGACCACGCGGGCATGTCGGTGGGAACGATCTACCGGCGATTCGAGAACAAGGAACAGCTGCTCCACGCGGTGAAAGCCGAAATGCTCGATCAGCTGGAAACAGCCGTGACCCAAGCGCTGGCAGAAGCGGAACCCAGCCTGAAAGGCGTGACGACAGCCTTCACCGAAGCGGTGGCGCACACGTTCGGCGAACACAACAAGATCTTCCCCGAACTCCTGAGCGGCCAACGAGCCGAAGGCGTCGAGCTCGGCCTGCGGTCGCTCGCGAAGATCCAAGACGCCCTGGTCGAGGCCGCGGAGCCGTACCGTGAAGGTGTCCACGAGGAAGCCCTCCGATTCGCGGCCCGTTCGATAACGGGCTCATGCGTCCACCGAGCGGCCACCTGTCAGGTATGGCCGGACGGCCTGACGTGGACCGCGTGGGCTGACGAAACCGCCGAAATGGCCCTGGCCTACCTGACTTCCCCAAGGATTTGA
- a CDS encoding S1 family peptidase, which translates to MLLAVTASPAVAGPVLGPSIIDGSPASEDYPWTAALLGPGGGQFCGGTLVKPTWVLTATHRVQGDPRITPRIGSKFHGSGGEVASAAHFVTGSADLTLIKLDRAVTAAPLALTDSAPAPGSPVRVLGWGSTCKPGTSCFPRDLRELDTTVAPGSGCRTVDARWELCIAASNGKGACYGDSGGPFLVRQVTGWRVGGSASRLGGQGCGGTVVYSNVVDQRAFIDRVTQT; encoded by the coding sequence GTGCTGCTGGCCGTCACCGCGAGCCCGGCTGTGGCAGGGCCCGTGCTCGGACCGTCCATTATCGACGGTTCACCCGCGTCCGAGGACTACCCGTGGACGGCCGCGCTGCTCGGCCCCGGCGGCGGCCAGTTCTGCGGTGGCACGCTGGTCAAACCCACCTGGGTCCTGACTGCCACCCACCGCGTCCAGGGCGATCCCCGGATCACCCCGCGGATCGGCAGCAAGTTCCACGGCTCCGGCGGCGAGGTGGCCAGCGCGGCGCACTTCGTCACCGGCTCCGCTGACCTCACCCTGATCAAGCTGGACCGCGCGGTGACCGCCGCGCCTCTCGCGCTGACCGACAGCGCACCGGCGCCCGGCAGCCCGGTCCGCGTACTCGGCTGGGGGTCCACCTGCAAGCCGGGAACCTCCTGTTTCCCCAGGGATCTGCGGGAGCTGGACACCACGGTCGCGCCCGGCTCCGGGTGCCGGACGGTGGACGCGCGCTGGGAGCTGTGCATCGCGGCGAGCAACGGCAAGGGTGCCTGTTACGGCGATTCCGGCGGCCCGTTCCTGGTCAGGCAGGTGACTGGGTGGCGGGTCGGCGGCTCGGCCAGCCGGCTCGGTGGCCAGGGCTGCGGCGGCACTGTGGTCTACAGCAACGTTGTCGACCAGCGCGCGTTCATCGACCGTGTCACCCAGACCTGA
- a CDS encoding S8 family serine peptidase, with protein sequence MGTDTVGDGRNGEGCHGHGTHVAGSIGGVTHGVAKAVKVVAVRVVTCFGTARLAR encoded by the coding sequence ATCGGTACGGACACCGTCGGCGACGGGCGCAACGGCGAAGGCTGCCACGGCCACGGCACACATGTCGCCGGTTCGATCGGCGGTGTCACGCATGGCGTGGCCAAGGCGGTCAAGGTGGTCGCCGTACGAGTGGTCACCTGTTTCGGCACCGCCAGGCTGGCCAGATGA
- a CDS encoding TetR family transcriptional regulator C-terminal domain-containing protein, which produces MVFAFRQLGESTGERIRRVPFRAPVLGTLRRVADELLPLDEQRAVEVRVYYAFAAKAATTPGFAEILIEQDRGFQEILRSVFQAAEEAGEMPPGRDHAALARMLSSVIDGVSLALLAQPRNTDIVAGLDAALALISSCGSGT; this is translated from the coding sequence ATGGTGTTCGCGTTCCGGCAGCTGGGCGAGTCGACCGGCGAACGGATTCGCCGGGTCCCGTTCCGTGCGCCCGTGCTGGGCACGTTGCGCCGCGTCGCCGACGAACTGCTGCCGCTGGACGAGCAACGGGCCGTCGAAGTCCGGGTCTACTACGCGTTCGCCGCCAAGGCCGCGACCACGCCCGGCTTCGCCGAGATCCTCATCGAGCAGGACCGAGGGTTCCAGGAGATCCTGCGATCGGTGTTCCAGGCGGCCGAGGAAGCGGGTGAAATGCCGCCGGGCCGTGACCACGCGGCGCTGGCCAGGATGCTCAGCTCGGTCATCGACGGCGTCAGCCTCGCCCTGCTCGCCCAGCCGCGCAACACCGACATCGTGGCCGGACTCGACGCGGCGCTCGCCCTGATCAGCTCTTGCGGCTCAGGTACGTGA
- a CDS encoding response regulator, with protein sequence MRVVIVEDDALLREGLVLLLDTAGIDVTAAVDNVEDFITAVAGQRPDAVITDVRLPPTHTDEGLRAAVEARRIHPGLPVLVLSAHVETSYAAELLADGKGAVGYLLKERVGKVERFIDALERVAQGGTAMDPEVIAQLMAHRRATDPLEALTAREREVLSLMAEGYNNATIAELLVVSDGAVHKHIRNIFAKLGLPEDSGHRRVLAVLTYLSRKS encoded by the coding sequence ATGCGGGTCGTGATCGTCGAGGACGACGCGCTGCTGCGCGAAGGTCTCGTGCTGTTGCTGGACACGGCGGGAATCGACGTCACCGCGGCCGTGGACAACGTCGAGGACTTCATCACGGCCGTCGCCGGGCAGCGGCCGGACGCGGTGATCACGGACGTCCGGCTGCCACCGACGCACACCGACGAAGGCCTGCGTGCCGCGGTCGAGGCCAGGCGGATCCACCCTGGCCTGCCCGTCCTCGTGCTGTCGGCGCACGTCGAGACCAGCTACGCGGCCGAACTGCTCGCGGACGGCAAGGGCGCGGTCGGGTACCTGCTCAAGGAGCGGGTCGGCAAGGTCGAACGCTTCATCGACGCGTTGGAACGGGTCGCGCAGGGTGGCACGGCGATGGACCCCGAGGTGATCGCCCAGTTGATGGCGCACCGGCGGGCGACCGATCCGCTGGAGGCGCTGACCGCTCGGGAGCGGGAAGTGCTTTCGCTGATGGCGGAGGGGTACAACAACGCGACCATCGCGGAGCTGCTGGTGGTCAGCGATGGCGCGGTGCACAAACACATCCGCAACATCTTCGCCAAGCTCGGCTTGCCGGAGGACAGCGGTCACCGGCGGGTGCTTGCCGTTCTCACGTACCTGAGCCGCAAGAGCTGA
- a CDS encoding sensor histidine kinase, producing MGTRVRACWSAIRFLVIGAGSSIVSWFALVGVLFVLLMCSFGVGIPALPIALTLIRRPVGFDRRRAARRLGEPIPEPYRDGSPLKDPASRRDLAWLALHGATGFVIGTFAIALPLGGIRQIVTALIWWLFPGGLEGSLAFTVNSWPLAALCLLSGVAMIASVLLAPRVARWQATTAQSLLSAAPGVVLTDRVAELAASRAAALEAHGAELRRLERDLHDGAQARIAAVVLQLGIADQLFEKDPRRARELLGKAQDTATGALAELRTVVRSIHPPLLTDRGLDGAVTALADRCPVACTVDVRSRARRPAAVEAAAYFIVAEMLANVTKHSGADHAWITIDGNADTLRIDIRDDGHGGAGESGGSGLAGIRKRVEAFDGTVTLTSPSGGPTELKVELPCGS from the coding sequence GTGGGAACCCGGGTGCGTGCCTGTTGGTCCGCGATCCGGTTCCTGGTGATCGGCGCGGGCTCGTCGATCGTGTCGTGGTTCGCCCTCGTCGGCGTCCTCTTCGTGCTGCTGATGTGCTCGTTCGGGGTGGGAATCCCGGCGTTGCCCATCGCGCTCACGCTGATCCGCCGTCCGGTCGGCTTCGATCGCCGTCGCGCCGCGCGCCGGCTCGGCGAGCCGATCCCCGAGCCCTACCGCGACGGGTCGCCGTTGAAGGACCCGGCCAGCCGCCGCGACCTCGCCTGGCTGGCGCTGCACGGCGCGACAGGTTTCGTCATCGGGACGTTCGCCATCGCGCTGCCGCTCGGCGGGATTCGCCAGATCGTCACGGCCCTGATCTGGTGGCTGTTCCCCGGTGGCCTCGAAGGCTCGCTCGCGTTCACCGTGAACTCCTGGCCACTGGCCGCCCTCTGCCTGCTCAGCGGCGTCGCGATGATCGCCTCGGTGCTGCTGGCTCCCCGGGTCGCTCGCTGGCAGGCGACCACCGCGCAGTCGCTGCTCTCGGCCGCGCCCGGTGTCGTGCTGACCGACCGGGTCGCCGAGCTGGCCGCCTCCCGCGCCGCCGCGCTGGAGGCGCACGGCGCCGAGCTGCGTCGCCTCGAACGTGACCTGCACGACGGGGCGCAGGCGAGGATCGCCGCCGTGGTGCTGCAGCTCGGGATCGCCGACCAGCTCTTCGAGAAGGACCCGCGGCGGGCACGGGAGCTGCTGGGCAAGGCGCAGGACACCGCGACCGGCGCGCTGGCCGAGCTGCGGACTGTGGTGCGCAGCATCCACCCGCCGTTGCTGACCGACCGCGGCCTGGACGGAGCGGTGACCGCACTCGCCGACCGCTGCCCGGTCGCGTGCACTGTGGACGTTCGCAGCCGGGCCCGCAGGCCCGCGGCGGTCGAGGCGGCCGCGTACTTCATCGTCGCCGAGATGCTGGCGAACGTGACCAAGCACTCGGGCGCGGACCACGCCTGGATCACGATCGACGGCAACGCCGACACCTTGCGCATCGACATCCGTGACGACGGCCACGGCGGCGCCGGCGAGTCCGGCGGCAGCGGGCTGGCCGGGATCCGCAAGCGAGTCGAGGCGTTCGACGGGACCGTCACCCTCACCAGTCCGTCCGGTGGACCGACCGAGCTGAAAGTGGAGCTGCCATGCGGGTCGTGA
- a CDS encoding ABC transporter ATP-binding protein yields the protein MRSEGVCALELEAVGKVYGSGGGAVTALDGVSVGVRKGTFTAVMGPSGSGKSTFLHCAAGLDRPSSGRVLLGTTDLGKLREKALTELRRTRIGFVFQAYNLLPSLNVLQNITLPMRMADRKPDPRWLREVVEGVGIAKKLEHRPSELSGGQQQRVAIARALITRPEVVLADEPTGALDTRTARQVLDLLRGVVDGMGQTVLMVTHDPVAASAAHSVLFLADGKLAGHLPQPTPDRVAERMTHLGEW from the coding sequence ATGAGGTCAGAGGGCGTGTGCGCCTTGGAGCTGGAAGCCGTCGGCAAGGTCTACGGATCGGGCGGCGGCGCGGTCACCGCGCTGGACGGGGTGAGCGTGGGAGTGCGCAAGGGCACGTTCACGGCCGTCATGGGACCGTCGGGGTCGGGCAAGAGCACCTTCCTGCACTGCGCGGCCGGGCTGGACCGGCCGAGTTCGGGCCGGGTGCTGCTGGGGACGACGGACCTGGGCAAGCTGCGCGAGAAGGCGCTCACCGAGCTGCGGCGGACCAGGATCGGGTTCGTCTTCCAGGCGTACAACCTGCTGCCGTCGCTGAACGTGCTGCAGAACATCACGCTGCCGATGCGGATGGCCGACCGCAAACCGGACCCGCGCTGGCTGCGTGAGGTCGTCGAAGGCGTCGGGATCGCGAAGAAGCTGGAGCACCGCCCGTCGGAGCTGTCCGGTGGCCAGCAGCAGCGGGTCGCGATCGCCCGCGCGCTGATCACCCGTCCCGAGGTCGTCCTCGCCGACGAGCCGACCGGCGCGCTGGACACGCGGACCGCCCGCCAGGTGCTCGACCTGCTGCGCGGTGTGGTCGACGGCATGGGCCAGACCGTTCTGATGGTCACCCACGACCCGGTGGCCGCGTCGGCCGCGCACAGCGTCCTGTTCCTGGCCGACGGCAAGCTGGCCGGTCATCTCCCGCAGCCGACCCCGGACCGGGTGGCCGAGCGGATGACCCACCTCGGGGAGTGGTGA
- a CDS encoding FtsX-like permease family protein yields MWDLAWQMTKRRLSGFVGAFVAILCGTALVAGCGILMESGIRAGVPTERYDGAAVVVGGQQTVDPPGAGPLEAKQVAEQASVPVALAERIKAVPGVRDVVVEHSFPANVVTADGNALTGPDGTQSLGHNWTAAALAPFSLKEGKAPVGDGEVVLDTGLAARGGVGVGQRVRIATRSTPVEFQVVGLAALASGETLDRQSALFFSPRRAAGLDGKPGQAHAIGVLAAPGVSPDALADRVRAATGKDTVAVVTGVERSTVEFLDVSQTRTLLLAIAGSFGGFAILVAVFVVASTLALVVNQRRREFALLRAIAATPKQIRKLIGTETMLVAALAGLLGSGLGLVVGHGLRDAFGAIGVIPPDFELAISPIPLAAAFLLGLGAARLAAWSAARRPSSIRPVEALGEAAVERRELGRGRIVTGWVLVLLGLGGSLVPVFVRGEAALAASSMSALIVVIGLAVLGPRVIALTNRLIAPVLTRVSRISGYLAGANNQANSRRLAAAVTPVMLAVTFAISMFYSQTSAAAAKQEEAVQSTTADHVISSTTGALSPEVAQAVRRVPGVAAATSVVRTEVINTMQEQENLRVERYPAQGLTGDQVRGTLDLGVVSGRIDDLAGDTVAMSRSEAGWYDKKVGDEVEFWFGDGAPAKLRLVATYTRDQAFGEYVLPADLARAHTGDRMDDSVLVRQEPGADSAAVTAALHDLAARYPGLTVAPGSTVAAASDGQVKAQFYLNLVAVGVILGYVVISVANTLVMSTAQRSREFALLRLVGTSKRQVVRMMRLEALATVGVAAVLGTVVAGIPLVLLNIALRGTPLPSGPPAVFGGIIAGAVLLGLLSLGIATRMTLRARPIDAIGLRE; encoded by the coding sequence ATGTGGGACTTGGCATGGCAGATGACGAAGAGGCGGCTGAGCGGCTTCGTCGGCGCGTTCGTGGCGATCCTGTGCGGCACGGCACTGGTCGCGGGCTGCGGCATCCTGATGGAATCCGGTATCCGCGCCGGTGTCCCGACCGAGCGGTACGACGGCGCGGCCGTGGTGGTCGGCGGGCAGCAGACAGTGGATCCGCCCGGTGCGGGGCCGCTCGAGGCGAAGCAGGTCGCCGAGCAGGCGTCGGTGCCGGTGGCACTGGCCGAGCGGATCAAGGCAGTGCCCGGCGTGCGTGACGTGGTGGTGGAGCACAGCTTCCCCGCCAACGTCGTGACCGCCGACGGCAACGCGCTGACCGGCCCGGACGGCACGCAGTCGTTGGGGCACAACTGGACGGCCGCCGCGCTGGCGCCGTTCTCGCTGAAGGAGGGCAAGGCTCCCGTCGGTGACGGTGAGGTGGTGCTCGACACAGGCCTGGCGGCTCGCGGCGGTGTGGGCGTCGGGCAGCGCGTGCGGATCGCGACCCGGTCGACGCCGGTGGAGTTCCAGGTCGTCGGGCTCGCCGCCCTGGCGTCGGGGGAGACGCTGGACCGGCAGTCCGCGCTGTTCTTCTCCCCGCGGCGGGCCGCCGGGCTCGACGGGAAACCGGGCCAGGCCCACGCGATCGGCGTGCTGGCGGCACCGGGTGTGTCCCCGGATGCTCTGGCTGACCGCGTCCGGGCCGCCACGGGCAAGGACACGGTCGCTGTCGTGACAGGTGTGGAGCGCAGCACGGTCGAGTTCCTCGACGTCAGCCAGACCAGGACGCTGCTGCTGGCGATCGCCGGTTCGTTCGGCGGTTTCGCCATCCTCGTCGCGGTGTTCGTCGTGGCCAGCACGCTGGCGCTGGTGGTCAACCAGCGTCGCCGGGAGTTCGCGCTGCTGCGTGCGATCGCGGCGACACCCAAGCAGATCCGCAAGCTCATCGGGACCGAGACCATGCTGGTCGCGGCGCTCGCCGGACTGCTGGGCAGCGGTCTGGGGCTGGTGGTCGGCCACGGCCTGCGCGACGCCTTCGGCGCGATCGGGGTGATCCCGCCGGATTTCGAGCTGGCGATCAGCCCGATCCCGCTCGCCGCCGCGTTCCTGCTCGGCCTGGGTGCCGCCCGGCTGGCTGCCTGGTCGGCGGCGCGGCGCCCGTCGTCGATCCGCCCGGTCGAGGCACTGGGGGAGGCCGCCGTGGAGCGGCGCGAACTCGGCCGTGGCCGGATCGTCACCGGCTGGGTGCTCGTGCTGCTCGGGCTCGGTGGTTCGCTGGTGCCGGTGTTCGTGCGCGGTGAGGCCGCGCTCGCGGCGTCGTCCATGTCGGCGCTGATCGTGGTCATCGGACTGGCTGTGCTGGGGCCGAGGGTGATCGCGCTGACCAACCGGCTGATCGCGCCGGTGCTGACCCGTGTCTCGCGGATCAGCGGCTACCTGGCGGGGGCCAACAACCAGGCCAACTCACGGCGACTGGCCGCCGCGGTGACGCCGGTGATGCTGGCGGTCACGTTCGCCATCTCGATGTTCTACAGCCAGACCTCCGCGGCGGCAGCGAAGCAGGAGGAGGCCGTGCAGTCCACGACCGCGGACCACGTGATCAGCAGCACCACCGGCGCGCTCTCACCGGAGGTGGCGCAGGCGGTGCGGCGGGTGCCCGGCGTCGCCGCCGCGACCTCGGTGGTCCGCACCGAGGTGATCAACACGATGCAGGAGCAGGAGAACCTGCGTGTCGAGCGGTACCCGGCGCAAGGTCTGACCGGCGACCAGGTGCGCGGCACGCTCGATCTCGGTGTCGTGTCCGGCCGGATCGACGACCTGGCCGGCGACACGGTCGCGATGAGCCGCTCCGAGGCCGGCTGGTACGACAAGAAGGTCGGCGACGAGGTCGAGTTCTGGTTCGGTGACGGCGCTCCGGCCAAGCTGCGGCTGGTCGCCACCTACACCCGCGACCAGGCCTTCGGCGAGTACGTGCTGCCGGCGGACCTGGCCAGGGCGCACACCGGCGACCGGATGGACGACTCGGTGCTCGTGCGCCAGGAGCCCGGTGCCGACTCCGCGGCCGTGACCGCGGCACTGCACGACCTCGCTGCCCGGTACCCGGGCCTGACCGTGGCCCCGGGGTCCACTGTGGCCGCCGCGAGCGACGGCCAGGTCAAGGCGCAGTTCTACCTCAACCTCGTCGCGGTCGGCGTGATCCTGGGGTACGTGGTGATCTCCGTGGCCAACACGCTGGTGATGAGCACGGCACAGCGTTCTCGTGAGTTCGCGCTGCTGCGGCTGGTGGGGACGTCGAAGCGCCAGGTGGTGCGGATGATGCGGCTGGAGGCGCTGGCGACGGTGGGTGTCGCGGCGGTCCTCGGCACGGTGGTGGCCGGGATTCCGTTGGTGTTGCTGAACATCGCGTTGCGGGGCACCCCGCTGCCGTCCGGGCCGCCCGCGGTCTTCGGCGGGATCATCGCCGGTGCGGTGCTGCTCGGTCTGCTGTCGCTCGGGATCGCCACGAGGATGACGCTGCGGGCGAGGCCGATCGACGCGATCGGGCTGCGGGAGTAG